A portion of the Thermosediminibacter oceani DSM 16646 genome contains these proteins:
- the atpG gene encoding ATP synthase F1 subunit gamma: MAGLREIRRRLGSIKNMRKITQAFHLISSARLKTVQKKLEDYGALYESMKEIVARIPVEEKDGKGKPLLIVMAGDRGLAGGYNAAVLQEAEKTLRKFKEPVLVTVGRKAGDFFSKQGLKPAVRLVDVAKNLSPGCFDGVIGLALDHYRQGGSVFVTYTRFKNPFSMKPVTERLLPSEKAEDKNIDFAFEPAPRELMDYVAGLYLKLSLYGLYLHSYASELASRMRATETATENADDLIEKLTLQFHRERKAVITREITEIVSGAENYQH, encoded by the coding sequence ATGGCGGGACTTAGGGAAATAAGGAGAAGGCTGGGGAGTATAAAGAATATGCGCAAAATTACTCAGGCCTTTCACCTTATCTCTTCTGCACGCCTGAAAACCGTGCAGAAAAAGCTGGAGGACTACGGAGCCCTCTACGAGAGCATGAAGGAAATCGTAGCCCGTATACCAGTTGAAGAAAAGGATGGTAAGGGTAAGCCCCTTCTGATAGTAATGGCGGGGGACAGAGGTCTTGCCGGCGGCTACAACGCGGCGGTGCTGCAGGAAGCGGAAAAAACACTTCGGAAATTCAAAGAGCCCGTCCTGGTAACCGTGGGCAGGAAGGCGGGGGATTTTTTTTCAAAGCAGGGTTTAAAGCCTGCCGTGCGTCTGGTTGACGTGGCCAAAAACTTAAGCCCCGGGTGCTTTGACGGCGTTATCGGGCTTGCACTTGACCATTACAGGCAGGGAGGCAGTGTTTTTGTCACATACACCAGGTTCAAAAACCCCTTTTCCATGAAACCTGTAACCGAGCGCCTCCTGCCTTCCGAAAAGGCAGAAGATAAGAATATCGATTTTGCCTTCGAGCCAGCACCCAGAGAGCTTATGGATTACGTCGCGGGGCTTTACCTTAAGCTGAGCCTGTACGGCCTTTACCTCCACTCATACGCCAGCGAGCTCGCCTCCAGGATGAGGGCTACGGAGACCGCCACCGAGAACGCCGATGACCTCATAGAGAAGCTTACCCTGCAGTTCCACCGGGAGAGGAAGGCCGTGATAACCAGGGAAATAACCGAGATCGTGAGCGGAGCCGAAAATTACCAGCACTAG